In Anopheles arabiensis isolate DONGOLA chromosome 2, AaraD3, whole genome shotgun sequence, the genomic window TGTCGTTCGAGAACATTGACGGTGGTGTTTGGAAGCAGGGATGGCCGATAAAGTATCACCCGAGCGAGTGGAATAGCCACCACAAGCTGCACGTGTTTGTCGTGCCGCATAGCCACAACGACCCCGGCTGGATACAAACGTTCGACGAGTATTACGAGCGCTCGACGAAAAACATTTTCGCGAACATGCTACGGCACCTGGACGAGAATGCGGGTATGCGGTTCATTTGGGCCGAAATAAGCTACTTCGCGCAGTGGTACGATAAGCTGGCAGCGGAGCAGAAGGACATCGTGAAGCGGTTGGTGAAGAAGCGCCAGCTGGAGTTCGTAACCGGCGGCTGGGTAATGCCGGACGAGGCAAATTCCCACTGGTACtcgatgctgctgcagcttaCCGAGGGTCAGACGTGGCTTCAAACGCGCCTGAACGTGACGCCGGTGTCGAGCTGGTCGATCGATCCGTTCGGCCAGTCCGCCACCATGCCGTACATACTGAAGCAGTCCGGGTTTGAGAATCTGCTCATCCAGCGCACGCACTACATTGTGAAGAAGAATTTAGCGCTCAAAAAGCAGCTCGAGTTCCGTTGGCGCCAGCTGTGGGACACGCGGGGCGACACCGATCTGTTTACGCACATGATGCCGTTCTATTCGTACGATGTGCCGCACACGTGCGGTCCCGATCCGAAGATATGCTGCCAGTTCGATTTCAAGCGGCTCCCAAGCATGGGTCTTAGCTGCCCCTGGAACGTTCCGCCGAAGCCGATCACCGATCAAAATGTGGCCGAACGGGCGGAAATGATAGTCGACCAGTGGCGCAAAAAGTCGGTACTGTATCGCACGAGAAACGTGCTGATACCTCTCGGCGATGACTTCCGGTACACCACCAGCAGCGAATGGGAGGCGCAGCGCGTGAACTTCGAGCAGCTGTTTAACTACATCAACAACGAACCGTCGCTGAACGTGGAGGCCAAGTTTGCCACGCTGCAGGACTATTTCGATGCCGTGCGGTCTACCAGCGGAGCGAGCGGAATGGAGCAATTCCCCTCGCTAACGGGCGATTTCTTCACGTACGCCGACGTGAATCAGGATTACTGGAGCGGTTACTTTACGTCGCGCCCGTATCACAAACGCCAGGATCGCATTTTGCTGCACTACATCCGCTCCGCGGAGATGCTGCACGCTTGGAACGTCTGGGAGCCGGACAGCGATTGGAAGCCGCTTGCGGAACGGTTGGAGTATGCACGGCGACAGCTGTCGCTGTTTCAGCATCACGATGGCATAACCGGCACTGCGAAGGATCACGTGATGGAGGACTACGCGAAGCGCATGTCCCGGGCGATCGAGGACTGCAAGTTTGTTATGCAGCAGTCCGTGTATCGGCTGCTAACGAAGCCCTCCGTCTATCAGCCGGATCCGGCCTTTATGTACCTGTCGATCGATGACTCCCGTACGGTGAACGGATCGGACAATGTGCGTCCCACCATCATACTTGGGGAGGAGCTGCCGAGCAAGCAGGTGGTGTTGCACAACTCCCTGCCATACACGCGGTCGGAGGTGGTCGAGTTCTACGTAGCCAGCCCGTTTGTGACGGTTTTGGACGGGAATGGCGGCACGGTGCCGAGCCAGATTGCACCCGTCTGGTCGTGGCATACGCGCCCGGACAGTATCAGTCAACCACAGCCGTCCAACACCAAGTACAGGCTGCTCTTCCGGGCCAATGTTCCACCCTTGGGATTGAGTGTGTACACGATCAACTCCAAGAATAGTGCGGAAGAATCGCTGTAAGTACCCCTTGGTGAGGTAGTAGTGGATCGTGCTGTGCTGATCCGTgtctttattttcttatttaatACCAGCGGCGTTACGTATACGAAGGTGATCATTCTCTCGAAATCCCCGTTCACGGTCAATCTGGCGGCAGGTTACCCGGAAGATATCGATCACGCCTCTCCCACAGAAATGTCGCTGCGCTTTGAAGAGGGCGGTTCAACGAGTGCTGCCTTCACCTCGAAGGGTTTGCTAAAATCGCTCACGATCGAAAACAATCAGGCGACGGTGCCGGTACATTTGGAGTTCTATCGCTACGGTATGCAGCTCAGCTCGGGCAAGAGCGGTGCGTACCTGTTCCACCCAGCCGGTAATGCGACGCTGATGACGTACGACCAGCCGATCGTGCTTGTCACGAAGGGACCGCTCGAGACGAGCATTACCGCCGGTTTGCCCTTTGCCGTGCATCAAACGATTCTTCGCGACGATAGCGTTGAGATCCGAAACCTGGTCGACATAGGACAACGGGATAATACGGAAATAGTGATGCGCTTGCAGACCAACATTAACAGCGGCGCCACGTTCTACACCGATCTGAACGGTATGCAAATCATTAAGCGCAAGCGCTTCCAGAAGCTACCGATACAGGCGAACTACTACCCCGTGCCGTCCACGATGTTCATCGAGGACGACAATTATCGTCTCACGCTGCTTGGAGGTCAGCCGCTCGGCGGTTCGTCCCTGAGCTCGGGCGAGATGGAAATCATGCAAGATCGTCGGTTGACGCGTGATGACGATCGTGGGCTGGGCCAGGGCGTACAGGACAACCTGCCAGTGCTGCACCTGTTTCGGTTGGTGCTAGAGTCGCGCGAATCCTGCACCAAACCGGACCCGGACTATCCGACCGGTTTCCTGACGCTTCCTGCCCACGCACAGCTGCAAAGCCTGCTGCATCCGCTGGACAAGCTAATCTACAACGAAAACGATTGGACGGGAGTGCAAATGGAAGGTTTTGGCTCGCGCCATGAACCACTGGAACAAGGGTTGGAGGTGGTTGCCATCCGACAGCTATCGCACGTACACTTTGGCCGGACGTCCGGTGCATCGCCCGTCGGATTGATTGTACATCGGACCAATTTCGAAGACTGTGGCTCGGAGGCAAATATGGAAGGAATGGTACAGAGTCACGTTTCACTTTCCGCCGCAATACCTTAATTTATTGTACTTAATTTTGTtctctcaatctctctctttctctcaacAGCTAAACATTAAGAAACTACTTAATCTGGATGATGAACATGATATATACTCGGCACGGTTGACGCTGCTGAAGCCGCTGGAATTGGTGCCATCGGATGACATTAGCCTCTGTCCGATGGATGCCAAAGCGTACATAGTGAAGCGATAAATCCCTTCTCCGTGCGCTAAATGTGCAACACTTAGCCTCTTAAGGTTATTCAGGTTAATTAAGGTTGATAGGCGCTTAACCTAATCGTGCAATAGCAAAGAGCTACGCTCGATCGAGTACGCATAAGTAATGGAGTACGTGTATACCCAGGGTGGATACTGCTCTCGATCTCCTCACCGATTATGATTccttatattttttttgtgccccCGCTTCCCAGCAACTCTTGTAcaagaatgatgttttttttcgttggagAATGACGCACCTGCTTTCCCTTATTTATGTAAAGTTCACAAGGTTTTCAATTCTAGTTGTTAGAGGAGGGGGATCTTTAACGAACAAAGAAAACCACGTATTTTTCAacgaacaaagaaaaacacgtaTTTTTCAacgaacaaagaaaaacacgtatttttcatgtgtttgtttttccgtttGTTTTATAAAACCGGATAGTTTTgcgagtgcgagtgtgtgtgtgattgtgtgagtgtgcgatATATGTATATCATATAGATAATGTGTTGTAGGGCGTGAGTTTAACAAATAAGTATGGTGGAACTTTCTGCTTGTTTTACACTTGTATCGGTCCTGACCGGAAGGCGTCGTAGCAACTTAAAGATGACTACGATTCCCCTTCATCGGACTATATTCAATCGAAGTACTATGAATACACACGCGTGCACTGTAGATAATTAAATAAACCTGTACACACTACAATCATACCTACTGTACGGTGTAAAACTGGGTTCGGATTAgtttaactaaaaaaaactttaccaaAGAAGATATGAGAAAATTGTTTAGCTATTTGggttttttggtattttatttgGTTTTACTTACCGATTTTATCTCCCtgttatttaatttgtatttCCAATAAGAATTGTTCAGGATCGAAGCTTTCAAGTAGGAATTTCTTTCCAACATACCTTGCTCCATAAaacgctttttcttcttagctTGGCGACTGAACTGAAAAGTAGGACGAATAGAAAATGATTCGTTTCATAAGCGTGATAATAATTGCAAACCACACGCGCTCGACTGATTGATGGACATGTGGATATTGTAAGCTATTTTCTTGGCACGTCGGTGGTTAATAATGCATGCTTCTTAAACGAATTCCTTCATCGCACATCTGGAAATGTGCATTATAAAAGTTCATGCAGACTACCGGCATGCTTACAGAGTCGTTTCAACATGGGTGGCGGCAGCAATAGCAAGTATACCCTAGCTTTGGTGCTATTGAGGATCGCTTTAGTATGGGGTGGTAAGCACTCCTTGTACGGCACTCACCTGGCATCCCAAGCATTACTTTTTAAATTTCGAAATCGCTTTCTTCACAGCATTTCCAACGCAAAGAAATCTCATCGCTCTGTACGAACGATCCAACCAGTCCGGCATGATTAGAGGCATATCCGAAATGGTGAACGTGCTGGCACCGAAATCGCTCGTAATTCTGGTGCAAAATGAGACGAAAATCGACCGTCTCGATAAGCTGACGGTGATGATCCACCACCATAACATCCCGACCTGTGTCTACTACGATCTGGAAGCGTACTTCAGCTTGATTGAGGA contains:
- the LOC120895003 gene encoding alpha-mannosidase 2, whose amino-acid sequence is MVRIRRKFAFILCGVTLFVFLILYVVLNYSVPERARVQDISYLENKIKQLENGLSKHRQEFGDIRKQIDTIRGAVDGGDDAYADSKILDKAPLLGDREMMKESVINANGGGAGTCALRTDIIPQPDVQMLNLYEQVSFENIDGGVWKQGWPIKYHPSEWNSHHKLHVFVVPHSHNDPGWIQTFDEYYERSTKNIFANMLRHLDENAGMRFIWAEISYFAQWYDKLAAEQKDIVKRLVKKRQLEFVTGGWVMPDEANSHWYSMLLQLTEGQTWLQTRLNVTPVSSWSIDPFGQSATMPYILKQSGFENLLIQRTHYIVKKNLALKKQLEFRWRQLWDTRGDTDLFTHMMPFYSYDVPHTCGPDPKICCQFDFKRLPSMGLSCPWNVPPKPITDQNVAERAEMIVDQWRKKSVLYRTRNVLIPLGDDFRYTTSSEWEAQRVNFEQLFNYINNEPSLNVEAKFATLQDYFDAVRSTSGASGMEQFPSLTGDFFTYADVNQDYWSGYFTSRPYHKRQDRILLHYIRSAEMLHAWNVWEPDSDWKPLAERLEYARRQLSLFQHHDGITGTAKDHVMEDYAKRMSRAIEDCKFVMQQSVYRLLTKPSVYQPDPAFMYLSIDDSRTVNGSDNVRPTIILGEELPSKQVVLHNSLPYTRSEVVEFYVASPFVTVLDGNGGTVPSQIAPVWSWHTRPDSISQPQPSNTKYRLLFRANVPPLGLSVYTINSKNSAEESLGVTYTKVIILSKSPFTVNLAAGYPEDIDHASPTEMSLRFEEGGSTSAAFTSKGLLKSLTIENNQATVPVHLEFYRYGMQLSSGKSGAYLFHPAGNATLMTYDQPIVLVTKGPLETSITAGLPFAVHQTILRDDSVEIRNLVDIGQRDNTEIVMRLQTNINSGATFYTDLNGMQIIKRKRFQKLPIQANYYPVPSTMFIEDDNYRLTLLGGQPLGGSSLSSGEMEIMQDRRLTRDDDRGLGQGVQDNLPVLHLFRLVLESRESCTKPDPDYPTGFLTLPAHAQLQSLLHPLDKLIYNENDWTGVQMEGFGSRHEPLEQGLEVVAIRQLSHVHFGRTSGASPVGLIVHRTNFEDCGSEANMEGMLNIKKLLNLDDEHDIYSARLTLLKPLELVPSDDISLCPMDAKAYIVKR